TATCtgattagtttataattagagAAACACTTCTAAAAGATAATTTAATACAGTGCTAAATGGACATCACAATCCACCTTTCTCAGTTAAATTTGATATCTTGTAGTGAACTAATAGGTGCTGTGCATTATTAGTAGGTAACAACAGCGGGGTTACACATTTAATTGAATGATGAGTCCAGATTGATCTGAGTTTGCATTATTATTTGTAGAGAACAATTGCCCCTATTTTACATCGCCTATCATAATTGTAGGGTATGCGACAAGGCTGGTGATTGGTGACTCCATTGTTGTTGCAATGTTGCTGATGAGCCATTTCAACTACATACATACTAAGAAAGCAGAGGAAGATGATGTGGCCATTGAGTTTGCTGTCTACGTGAAATCATGTGATGTGGTCATTAGCATGTTGTATATCCAAATTGTTGTTTGGAGTAATCATCTTTGTCGCAGTCTGATAATATTATGTATTTATCTATGACACGTGCAATTGAACATGAATCTTAATTATGTTTCATTCTTTTCTTGGGACCTAATGGCATGCCTAATGGCAATTTCATGTCATGTGATTGGATTCTACATTTGTTTTGCATGTGGGGATAATTTGTTTCGCCTGTAGCAACGTATGGGCATTATTTTAGTCCATGGTAAATATCTAAGTCTGATTCTTTTGatggtactccctctgttttaaATTGTAGGGTGTTTTGGCTTttgtaggttcatagatattattgcatttagatatagtgtaatttagatatagtgtaggTATAGATGcgtaataatatttataaaattaaaaaaaatcaaaacgacctataatttggaacggagggagtacgtaccTACATATGTGTTCTTTTGATGGTATAGAtccaattttgaaaaaaaaaagtagaagtACCGACACTGTACCGTCCGACCTAAAACAAACTTACACTGTACCGTCCAAAGTGTAATGCAGGTCATTTGCTCCATCTTCTCTGCCAAAGAGAATGATCGCGTACGGCCGTCTCTACAGTACCCGTACGCTGCGAGCACGATTAACGGTTTGTACGCCGGTTGCCCGACTCCATGCATCCATCACCCTGCACATCTACCGCCCATGGCAGCATGACTGCCGTGTACGGTGTACCAGCACGCCGTACTCCTTCccggttggaaaaaaaaaatttgctACGTCCCACAGCTGCAAGCCTGAAACCAGAAACCAGGGTCCAGAGAACGGAGGCCGTTATTCCATCCGAATCCGATCGCACGGCGCGGCCGGGTACATCCCGCAAGTACACGCCGCAGGGGCGGGGAGGGGCCGGCGGCCAATCCCGATCGCTGCCGCCCAATTAATTACCAGCGCCCTCCGCTTTGTCCAGGAGCGTGCCCGTGCTTTGTCCAGGAGCGAAACGAGAGGGACTTGAGGGAGACGCGGAGGAGTTACCGCGCCGTAGCATTCCCGCGGTTTTCACCCAGGTCAGGGCTCCTCGCTTCTCTCACGTGACCGGCCGCGTACGGACAAAGGTCGGAGACCACCTCTCCACCATGCATGCTGCTAGCTGCAGCCTAGTTTGCTCGACAGCAGTATCATGCGTACTCCGTATGCCTAGCTCATTCCCCGGCCGCCGTCGAACTCCGTGCGTGCTGGAATAATGGCCTCCCGTCTGAGGCCCTTCTTCTGCCACGACGACGGCTAGTCGGCTACCGAGCCCGTAAAGCATGCAACATGCATGTGTTCGTTGTTCACGGATCACCATGCAGGCATGATCTCTACCCACGAGCTAAGCTTAACGACTAAGGACTAAGGAGGACGAGTAAAAAAACGGCGAGGGATAGCGTCGATCCCCAGCAGGTGGTGGCGCGCACGTCGTCGGTGCCGAGTCAGGCTGCAACGCCCCGCACAGGCCCAGCCATGCATGGTGGCGACGCCGACGCTGCTGGTAAGCACATGCGCGTCactcgctcgccgtcgccggaggcaCCACCGTGCGCAGTAAGGGACGTTTGGATatcaggactaaactttagtcctgtcatgtcggatgttcggatactaattaggagaactaaacataagctaattacaaaactaattgtagaacttctagggttaaatcgcgagacgaatctattaaacctaattaattcatcattagtgaatggttactgtagcaccacattgtcaaatcatggactaattaaacttaatagattcgtctcgcgatttaacctagaggttgtgtaattagtttgtaattagtctaggttcaatacttctaattaatgtccaaacatttgatgtgacgggagctaaaatttaacataCTCACCTCAAACAGCCCCTAAAATAACTGAGAGCGGCCGGCCGGAGACGGGCGAGTGCGCGCGTGACTGGCCAGTGGTCTCGTCGCCTCCCTGCCCTCTGCCAAGCCCCGATGCCGCAGCGATTCGCGCTGCGGGGCACATGCCACCGCGCAGGCGCTACCGTTTCGTTCGCGACTGCGTGCGCCCGTCgtgcgcggtggtggcgttggcgGACAAAGCAGAGTTCAAACCCCCAGGCCCCGAGGCCCAAGGGGGATCAATCAATcggagccgccggcggaggagcaggagaTTCTCTTTCTCTGTCTCGCCAGAGCTGAGGTCGGAAGGGAATCTCTTCATCCGCGTATACTAGGCGCGCGCCTAGTGATCGACCACGACGGCCATAGTCTAGGACTGGCCCTGGCGCGAGTTCTTTGATGAGCCGGGGCTGCTTCGTCTCGAGATCCTTGGAGCACATCCATTGGCTCAGAGCCTCAGACTTTACCTGTCCGTGTTAATCTAATCGCCTCGGCTGGGTAATTTGGCAGCCAGTGTCAGGGAATAATTGTCACTAGGCCGCAGTTTATTTACCACACTAGCTGCACGCAGAGGGTGCTTGCTTTGCATGATGGTGCAGCAGCCTATGGGCTTTGGGCTTTGCAGTTTTTAGCAGCCTATGTGCATATCATATTCTCAGATTATCACGTACGTACACTACTTGTTAGCTCTGCTCAGCCAGTGTTGATTGGTTAATGTTTTGCCATGTCCGCTTgctgttctctctctctctctctctcttgctccaTCACCTGTTTGTTTGACTGCTCCTTAAACAACTTGGTGCGTTTTGTTTGGGCGTGGCGCGTGACGTGCCGGTGCAGTGTACCGTGCACCAGCTACTAGAGTACAAGACCATGTGTCGTGTGTTTGCTTTTGAACTGCAGATTGCTAATATATTATACTCTCTGTTTTAAAATGTATGTCATTATTTAAGATTTGCTGCTTGTCAATTTTGTAAAACTTTTCACCATCGATGAATAAAAGGTTATATAGGTTCACATTATAAGACATGATCTTCAATTCAAAATGGAAGATGTTTTAGTTTTGATATAAACCAAACTTCTATAACATGACTAGCTAGATTTGTAGAAAACCCATCAACTATAACATCAAATTAGTGTCATTAAATCGACCATGAAATACATCATTAATTAGATTGCATTTACCTGATATTGATATTATAGATGTTAattcttttctataaatttggtcaaaattaAAGAAGCCTCgcataaagataaaaaaagtCCTAAAAGTTTTGCAATCCAGACCGGCTTCCCTGATCGCTAGAATAAAATAGTCGACACGTGTTGCACGCGCGACTCGGCCCAGAGCCCTGTAGGGCTCTCCCCACTCACTCAGGCATTTCGCGCCCGCTCgacttcttttgtttccttaTCAATTTGTTCGCGAGGCTGTCAGTGCAACAGATCCGATCTTGCAAGCCatgacgacgacgtcgacgccgACATTTTCACCGTAGCCATGGCTACTCAAGTCCTAAAAGTCCTAAAAGAAGCCTCgcataaagataaaaaaaagtcctaaaagtgttgcaatttgggatggaggaagtagatTTTATTAAATTCAACATAAACTTATTTGTAATATTTAATTATCTTCATTTAACACCTCAAGTTTAGATTGTTTCTCAAAGTATCATCGTACAGACCATGCCGGTATCTTTTAACATCTTATGTTTTGGAGGATGAGTAGTGGTACGTTGTATGTGATGAATGTAGTGCACAGCGTGGGGGCTGGAGGCCCCCTACCCCATGGATCCCATGGAACCCCCTCCTCCAAAGGTCCCCTACAAATTTTTGTTATGGAtgaagagggagaagaagaaaaaggaggaggaggaggaaggaaaagggaggatggaggaagaagaggaaattGAGATCCCTATTATGTTGTTGTGTGTTCGTTTTCGGGTTGTATCTCTGAAGAACTCAGACCTAGCATTGCGCTTGTATTGCTTGGGAAGAAAGTCAGGTAACTACAATCGTGAAGGCGCGCGCGCGTGGCGTCTCCAGGCGAGGAATCGAGCAGAGCGCGGAGGCGGACGCTGCTGCATCGTCGTGCGCGGTGCAGGGACAGGGATCGATATCAATGGCTAGCTTTGCTCGCCGAGTCAGCCGCTTTATCACGGTGCCGGCAGCGCGCACGGCCGGCCGGTGCACGCACCTGATTCGCTCGCTGCTGGCGGCTAGCGGTGCAGCGCCTGGTCAGCTCCATGCATGATGCCTCGATCGGCACCGGCgtacggcggctcgccggcgctgGTGCCGCCAGTACAGGACTCTTGCCGTTAACCCTGTCGCCCCGTGCGCGCACGCACTACTCCCGCGCGGAAACGTGCACTTGGCAGCGCTCGCGATGACAGTATGACACTGCCCACTGCACCTTCATTTACTTGCGTTTAGTAGACGTACAGGACTACAGGTGTGTGTGCCCAGCAGACAGGAGTAACGAACGGAGCGCATGTCACTGGGAAGAAGCACTCGGCCACCTATTGAGAtatgtttttctaaaaaagaaaatctATTGAGATTCGTTTCGAGCATAGTAAATTCATCATATCTTAATCTCCCACGTTGATCATCGGACTATTATCCAAGGCACCAAATCTAATCACTTCTGATCGTCATAGATATACTCTATAATCTTGCTAGCTTAGCTAGGGGCCCAATCAAAATTTTGGAAGACTTGTTTGTCATTCTtgtaatattttaaaaaatggagtatatatctatatatatacttAAGAAGGAAAGTGCATATAATAAGTAGTGCCATATTGAAAAAGGGAAGATTCCGAAGAGATATCTTATCAAATCCAAAAGGGCACTTGGTACTACCAAATAGGGACCTACTACCAAATGAGGAAGTTGCAAGCTGGAAAGGCAGGAACTgtggatgcatgcatggtgaAAGAGTGGTTCGGGACCAAAGATGGGCAGATTGATAGAGTGCCGAGAGAAGATTGCATTCTATCCGAGCCTAAGCTCACATGCTCATGCTGTTGATGAAATCCGGGACCTCATTGTTCTCCTTACCCTGAATCTAAGCATTTGAGGCGCGGTTGCTCGGATCCTGTTGAGATACGTGGAGCAAATAGTATGCCCAGCACACTAATTGATAATCATCGGTCAAtctattttttagaaaacaaagATAATTAATTGTCAAGACCCCACGCCCATATACAGACGATACACCGATAGTCATGGACTCATGGTGCTATCATTCGTTCTCGTATACGCAGGAGATCTACGTGCCTCTGCATCTAGTGCACCGTTGTCATTTATGCTTTGTCGCGAAATTATCATAAGCCGCTTGTAATGGTTAAGCAGGAATAGTAACACTCCTATGATATTTGGCCTAAACTATTCGTCCTCATTTCCATATGAAATTTTGGCCGTTCTCAAGGTCGTTTTTATGTACAAGGGATACTTTCAAAAAAAGATGTTGCAAGAGAACAAGTCCCTAACTTCTTATATTTGTAAAGGCTGCAAGTACAAGGCAAGTCCTTGGTTGACCTTTagttcagaaaaagaaaagaggaacgATGCAGGTTGACCTTTTGCATTGCCGAGGTCCTCTCTCTCGTACCATGAACCTATGCTAAGTTTCCTGCCATAACTTAAGCATGGCCAATGCGATGATGCCATGGCACTAAGGAGCAAATGCAATGTTTGCCACCCTATTCAACTCATaccattttttttatctttctttttttaaactATACCATTTTATTATGTAAAGGTGCAAGTATATTTGTCGTTGAACTTTTTCTATTGTGATCCCTGGAAGAAAGAAGTACTCTATTCTGCCACCATGGGCAGGGCAAGGATGCAACTCCACCAGCCCACAAGTCAAGACagttgaaaaaaaagaacaaaaaacgGAGAGAGTCAGAACAGTTCCATGTTTTGGACACGAGAGAAATGCTCTCGGATTACATCAAAATCTCCCAGCACATTCAAAACATTCCTCTAGTATCTAAAAGAAGGATTTTCTCTAGGTTGAAGATTTAAATGTTCTTTAATTACTAAGATCATCTCAAGATATCTTCAATTTCCAACCGTTGAGAAGTATACATACATTTTAAATATCATCGATAAAATCCACAATTTATAGTCGTGTAAGTCTTCGGATACAACGAACTTATACACATACATGATTATAATATTCCCTACAAATCTAATAAATTATGGTCCATAAGCGTTCAAATGAGCGGCCAATATATCCGTACATTACTAAATATCCCCGATAACTAATTATAGTCGTGTAAGTCTTCGGATATTGCGACCGTTATATACACAACTCGTAACATAATGAATGAATTATGAAGCAAATGATCATAGGTCCCGCACTTGGATCACTGCATAGCAAGAAGGGAACCAAGCATGTCCACTATGGCCAGGCAGAGAAACAAGCTCCCCGTTGGGATGGTCTTTTCCCCCAAACATCTCCCTTTAAACCAGTGAAGGGACACCAACCAAACACCACTGCCTGCCCACAAAGCCACACACATACACAGTCACTCACAGGTCACAGCATCcccaagaaagagaaagaggagaAGGGGGATCCATACACAAATCCACAAGTAGAGgcggtctctctctctctctcatgagGCCATGGCCAAGATATATATATAACTAGGACTAGGTGAGCTGAGGTGAGAGCTTGCCTCCTCCAGAGAACAAGGCAAGGGAGAGGGACAAGCACACCACCACCAAGTACGCACACTCGGATTCGCGGGCAGCAAAGGAGACGCATCCCTTTTGCCTGCCTTCCCCGGCTCCTGTTCCTCCGTTACCCACTCCATCGACAACAATGATGGCCTGCGGGTCTCGAATAAGTCGGAGCAACGAGATGGTCGACGAGTTCGAGAAGCTGGTCATCAGAATGAACCCTCCGAGGTTCGTCTCCCCCAACCCCGACACCCATGGATGTTTCCTTTCTGCCGTTGTTTGACCTCTGCGGCTGTGCCCTCTGCTAACCGTGCCTGGTTCTTGGCCGCTTGTCACTCGCAGGGTCTCCGTGGACAACGACTCCGACATGACTGCCACCTTGGTGAAGGCAAGCGCCGCAGCTCTGCGTTCTTGCCTCCTGCGAGTTCAGTTCCTGCAGGgggctcatttttttttcttcctccctccctctctctttcagACGGACCTGTGAGTGAGATTGCTTGGTTTGTGTCTGCAGGTGGACAGCGCGAACAAGTATGGGACCTTGCTGGAGGTGGTTCAGGTGCTGACCGATCTGAAGCTGACCATCAAGCGGGCCTACATTACCTCCGACGGCGAGTGGTTCATGGATGGTGAGTGGGTTGTGCCGCTCTCTTTgcaccctccctccctccctgctgTCTTTGGAAAGTTTAACAAAGATGAGAGGCCTTTCTGGGGTGATGCAAAGCTGGGCTTTTTGCTTGGATTGTAATctttccatctttttttttctcccggtCCTGATGGTGTGGTGGGTGTGCTTTTCTGCAGTGTTCCATGTCGTGGATCAGGATGGGAATAAACTTTATGACGGCCAAGTCATCGACAGAATTGAACAGGTAAAGTGCAGAGGCCCCCCTGTTTGCTGTTCGATTGCAGAGTTGCAGAGTACATTTCTCTTGCTGGTTTTGACGAATCGATGCTTCGTGGATTTCTGTTTCAGTCCCTGGGAGCGGGATCGCTGAGCTTccgggcggcgccggagcggTCGGTCggcgtggaggcggaggcggaggagtcGCAGACCACCATCGAGCTGATCGGCCGGGACCGGCCGGGCCTGCTGTCGGAGGTGTTCGCGGTGCTGACGGACCTCCGGTGCAACATCGTGGCGTCGGAGGTGTGGACCCACGACGCCCGCGTGGCGGCGCTGGTGCGCGTGacggacgccgacgccggcggcgccgtcgaggaCCCCGCCCGCCTCGACACCGTGAagcgcctcctccgccacgTCCTCCGCGGGAGCAGCCGCGACAAGaaggccgcccgcgccgccgtctcggcggcgggcgccgagcACGCGCAGCGCCGGCTCCACCAGATGATGCACGCGGACCGGGGCAgcgcacgccgcggcggcgccggtgatcGTGACGACGGCGAGGGTGGCGAggcctccgacgacgacgagggcggCGCCGCGTCGCGGGGCggctccggccggccggtggttgAGGTGGTGGACTGCGCCGAGCGCGGGTACACGCTGGTCAACGTGCGCTGCCGCGACCGGCCCAAGCTGCTGTTCGACACGGTGTGCACCCTCACCGACATGCAGTACGTGGTCTTCCACGGCACCGTCATCGCCGAGGGCTCCGAGGCCTACCAGGTGCTCTGCCTTTGCCTCTGTCTCTGTACTTGGCATCTCTCTCGTCGCTTGCATCATGAAACTGTTTGCATCGCGTCGTGCTGGTACTTGGCTCCAGCAGAACACAGAGCACAGTGCCCCTGCTGCACCGCTGCACGGGCACGGCCCCTGTAGTTCATGTTCAAAGATGCACGCACGCCGTCTCGGTCTTGACGCCCGGCTCACGTCTTGACCGGTGCCAGAGATGCCTGGCAGTGGCTAGATACTGGTAGATCTTGGCATGTGAGTGGGAGGGAGATCCTTCCTAGTTTGGtgtgaaggaagaacttgagtGACATGTCCTCTTGCACAGACACAGCAGCGAGCGGGAAAAAAGACTCTGTTTTTATCGGCAGCAAGTAAAGGACACATGCTCCCTCATGTAACGTCTCAGCTTTAATTTGCTGGCGGTGGTGACCTTGCAGGAGTACTACATCCGGCACCTCGGCCACAGCGCCGGCAGCTCCGGCGAGGACCgcgaccgcctccgccgcgccctcgaAGACGCCATCGAACGCCGGTACACGGAGGTAGGTGATCATCCATGGCTGATGTGAGATCgatccatgcatatagtagTTAACGTGAGCTAATCCATGGCGGTGTTCCTCCTGCAGGGGCTGAGGCTGGAGCTGTGCTGCGAGGACCGGGTCGGGCTGCTGTCGGACGTGACGCGCATCTTCCGGGAGCACGGGCTGTCGGTGACGCACGCCGAGGTGGACACCCGCGGGGCGCGGGCGGCCAACGTGTTCTACGTGGTGGACGCGTCGGGGCAGCCGGTGCAGGGGCAGGCCGTGGAGGCCGTGCGCGCGGAGATCGGCGAGCACATCCTGTCCGTCAGGGAGCAgcccgacggcgccggcgaccccAGGTCCCCGacgggcgccggcggagggcgcCGCTCGCTCGGGAACATGATCAGGTCCCGCTCCGAGAAGTTCCTCTACAACCTCGGGCTCATCAGGTCCTGCTCGtagccgctgccggcgccgccgccgccgccgctcatcaACCAACCAACTAATCATCAGAGTACTTCAGGGCAGTGCGTGTGTCGCTAGGGTTAATCACTAGCTAAGCTAGCATCTAGTAGGGGTG
The genomic region above belongs to Setaria italica strain Yugu1 chromosome VI, Setaria_italica_v2.0, whole genome shotgun sequence and contains:
- the LOC101766285 gene encoding ACT domain-containing protein ACR4, which produces MMACGSRISRSNEMVDEFEKLVIRMNPPRVSVDNDSDMTATLVKVDSANKYGTLLEVVQVLTDLKLTIKRAYITSDGEWFMDVFHVVDQDGNKLYDGQVIDRIEQSLGAGSLSFRAAPERSVGVEAEAEESQTTIELIGRDRPGLLSEVFAVLTDLRCNIVASEVWTHDARVAALVRVTDADAGGAVEDPARLDTVKRLLRHVLRGSSRDKKAARAAVSAAGAEHAQRRLHQMMHADRGSARRGGAGDRDDGEGGEASDDDEGGAASRGGSGRPVVEVVDCAERGYTLVNVRCRDRPKLLFDTVCTLTDMQYVVFHGTVIAEGSEAYQEYYIRHLGHSAGSSGEDRDRLRRALEDAIERRYTEGLRLELCCEDRVGLLSDVTRIFREHGLSVTHAEVDTRGARAANVFYVVDASGQPVQGQAVEAVRAEIGEHILSVREQPDGAGDPRSPTGAGGGRRSLGNMIRSRSEKFLYNLGLIRSCS